The Thamnophis elegans isolate rThaEle1 chromosome 15, rThaEle1.pri, whole genome shotgun sequence genome includes a window with the following:
- the ICMT gene encoding protein-S-isoprenylcysteine O-methyltransferase: MAGEQRRAGWLRGAEARTSLAAFLLGGSVVAAVPLLLRAGFQGRAALALHVAGANATLLLAWGRAPGGMYQIAIRACFLGFAFGCGLLLSFRQSSWKHFGWYMCSLSLFHYSEYLVTAVNNPRSLSLDSFLLNHSFEYNVAALSSWVEFTVEKFIFPEMKQVGWLSSSGLLMVVLGDFLRKAAMLTAGSNFNHIVQNEKSESHRLVTRGVYGWCRHPSYVGWFYWSIGTQVLLCNPVCLIGYTLVSWRFFRDRVEEEERALIHFFGEEYLDYKKKVPSGLPFIRGFEIGL; the protein is encoded by the exons ATGGCCGGCGAGCAGCGGAGGGCGGGCTGGCTCCGCGGAGCCGAGGCGCGCACCAGCCTGGCCGCCTTCCTGCTGGGCGGCTCCGTGGTGGCCGCCGTGCCGCTCCTGCTCCGGGCCGGCTTCCAAGGCCGAGCCGCGCTAGCCCTCCACGTCGCCGGCGCCAACGCGACGCTCCTATTGGCCTGGGGCCGAGCGCCGGGCGGGATGTACCAG ATCGCAATCCGGGCCTGTTTCCTGGGCTTTGCATTCGGATGCGGATTGTTGCTCAGCTTCAGGCAGTCTTCGTGGAAACATTTCGGCTG GTATATGTGTTCGCTATCTCTGTTCCATTACTCAGAATATTTGGTCACGGCCGTCAACAATCCCCGCAGCCTCTCTCTGGATTCCTTCCTGCTCAACCACAGCTTCGAGTACAACGTGGCCGCCCTCTCCTCCTGGGTCGAGTTCACCGTGGAAAAATTCATCTTCCCAG AAATGAAGCAGGTGGGCTGGCTCAGCTCCTCTGGGCTGCTGATGGTGGTGCTGGGTGACTTCCTGCGCAAGGCGGCCATGCTGACCGCCGGCTCTAACTTCAACCACATCGTCCAGAACGAGAAGTCGGAGTCGCACCGCCTGGTGACGCGGGGCGTTTACGGCTGGTGTCGGCACCCTTCGTACGTCGGCTGGTTTTACTGGAGCATCGGAACTCAG GTACTTCTCTGCAATCCCGTCTGCCTGATCGGCTACACCCTGGTGTCCTGGCGTTTTTTCCGCGACCGggtggaagaggaagaaagggccCTGATCCACTTTTTCGGAGAAGAATATTTAGATTACAAGAAGAAAGTTCCCTCCGGACTCCCCTTTATCAGGGGCTTCGAAATCGGACTTTGA